One Patescibacteria group bacterium genomic window, TAAAACATCAAAATATTGCCAATATTTCTTACGCCACCTGTATTTTTTTCTAAAATACTTAAAGAATCTTCGAATAACCATCTTGGCACCAATCACATTATGTATTGTATCCTCTATGACTTTACTGTTTTTTTGCTTGTCATAAATATTAAAAATATGTTATAATAAATTATATAAAACATATTAAATATAGATGAAAAAAGAAACAAAAAAAGTCGCTTATTTCTCAATGGAATTTGCTTTTGACGATAGTTTAAAAAACTATGCAGGCGGGCTTGGAGTCCTTGCAGCAGACATGATGCTGTCAGCCGCTGATCTTGAGTACAATATGGTTGGCATTTCCCTTATATATCATCTTGACGATAATCCTCAAAAGGCATTCTCGCCAAACAAGATGATGAAAAAGCTGAAAGAGACTGTAAGGATAGAGATTGAGGACAGAGAGGTGGAAATTGTTATTTGGCAAATGGACATAAAGGGGAGATCTGGTCACATTGTTCCGGTTTATTTTTTGAGTACATACTCTGAAAACAATGAATCTTGGGATAGAGACATTACAAAAAATCTTTACCCGTCTGATGGCTATATAAGACTTTGCCAAGAATTGATACTTGGAGTTGGTGGAACAAGAGTTTTAAAAAAACTTGGGATAGATGTTTCTTGTTTTCATTTAAATGAAGGTCATGCTGCGATGAGTGCTTTAGAAAATCTAAAAGAACACAACCATGACTTGGAAACGGTAAAAAAGATGACTACTTTCACAACCCATACTCCAATTTCTGCTGGACATGATTATTTTGATTATGATCTTGTTTATAGAACCATTGGAAAACATTTACCAATAAATATTAAAGAACTTTCATTGGATGATAGACTTGGTATGACTGAATTGGCTTTAAATTGTAGCAAAAAAGTGAATTCGGTGTCATTGGTTCATGAAGAAGTGTGTGAAGAAATGTTTCCTGAATATGACTTTGAAAATGTTACAAATGGTATTTATCATCCTCGTTGGATTGGTAAACACATGGCATATTTATTTGATAATAATATTAAGGGATGGAGACATGATCCTGAAAGATTAAAATCTGTTATTTCCAATATTTCCGATTTGAAATTGCTCGCTGCCAGAAAGAAAGAAAAAATTGATTTGATAAAATGGCTTAATTCAAATAAAATGTTTTCCGTTCTTAAGGATGTTGAAGATGATGACTTGCTGTCTTCAAAAGTTTTAACTATTGGATTTGCCAGGAGAATGGTTCCGTATAAAAGAGCAGACCTTATTTTTAGAAATATTGAAAGATTAAGAAACATTGGTTATAAAAAAATTCAACTCGTTTTTTCTGGAAATAAATACGATGGAGATCATTATAGTAATGACCTCGTAAATAGAATAACCGAATACGCCTATCAACTTAGGGGTCAAATAAAAATTGTATTTATCCCTACTTATAATTTGGAAATAGCCAAGAAGTTAGTGGCAGGTTGTGATATATGGCTGAATACTCCAATTCCAAGATACGAAGCTAGTGGAACGAGTGGAATGAAAGCGGCTCTAAACGGGGTCTTAAATTTGTCAGTTACAGATGGTTGGTGGTCTGAAGCATATCGAACCGATGTTAAAAGTGGTTGGGGATTTGGCGAGTTTTTAGAAGCTCCAAACAGGGATGATTCAGACTTTGAACAGCTAATGAGAAATATAGAAGATGCTATTGATTGCTTCTACAATAGGAAAGAAGAGTGGGTCGTAAAGGTAAAACATTCAATTGCCCTTGTCTCATTTTTTAATACCCATAGAGCGAATAGAGAGTATATGAGTAAGATTTGGAAGGGGTAAGGGTAATTTCGAATGATGAATTTCGAATTTTGAATAAATATTTAACTTCCAAAAGATTTAAGTTAAAAGATCAGAGTATTAGATCAGCATTTTATGTTTCTACTTACTCAGTTTTAATTTCTTTAATATTAAAAAATTCTGCTCTTGCTCTACTAGGAATTATTTTTACAATTCAAATTATAAAGTATTTCTATAAAATTGACCTTAAAAAAGCTGCAAAGTTTTATGGAATTTATCTTCTTTTAATATTTGCGACAGTATTTGTTATTGCTTTATTTTTGGGATTGTTTAGTGTTCTTTTTTTGAAATAATTTTTGAGGATACTATTTTACTTAGAGTATTTGATAATATTAGGAATTAAACTTGGAATTAGCTATTGCTCAAAAAAGGGCTTGAAATATTTTTCTTTTTGTGATAAATTAGTTTTAGAATAAATTTGTATAGTTTTACTTAAAACACTACTCGAGTGTGTTTTTTTTAGCTCAATATAGTGGTTTATTAAATTGGGTTCCTTCTACGCCAAGGACCTGGAAGACAAACTTGTAACTATTAGGAAAGTTTTTAAAAAAATAATAAGAGATGTTAATGACAAATAGTTAATTTGAAAAGTTAACTATTAAATTGTTAATATTCGGGTCGATACTCCCGCCTTCTTCGCCAGCTGGCGAATCCGGACGGGCAGGCAATCGGTCTTTGACCTTTCGGATGTTGATATTATACAGTTAATTGTTAATATTCGGGTCGATACTCAAGCGGTCAACCATCGCCTTGGCGAGGTAAACGAGGGCAGACTGCCACCGCCGTGGCGGGGTGTCGCTTTTGAGTGAAATGAAAAAAGTTGCGACATAAATCTGCTGGCATATGTATATCGTTTATATCTTGAAAAGTGAAAATTTTAATAGATATTATATTGGACACACAGCTGATTTAAATGAAAGACTTAAAAAACATAATAACGGTCGTGTAAAATCAACAAAAGCCTATAAACCATGGTTAGTGATTTATACCGAAGAATACGATACGAAACAAGATGCATACAGAAGAGAGATGAAGATCAAGTCATATAATAGCGGTGAAGGGTTTAAAGTATTATTAAGTAATGTTAATAACAAATAGTTAATTTGAAAAGTTAACTATTAAATTGTTAATATTCGGGTCGATACTCAAGCGGTCAACGAGGGCAGACTGTAAATCTGCTGGCTCAGCCTTCGAAAGTTCGAATCTTTCTCGGCCCACAAAGAAAACTCCACTGACGTGGAGTTTTTGTTTTGAGAAAAAGTAAAATATGCATATTGCATTTTCAACGAGGGCAGACTGCCACCGCCAGCGGGCGGGGTGCCGCCGCGGCGGCATAAATCTGCTGGCTCAGCCTTCGAAAGTTCGAATCTTTCTCGGCCCACATATAAAATAACTGCAAATTTTAGGCAGTTATTTTTTGTTTTACGGAATATGATTTGGAATTAAATAAAAGATATCGATGGTCATTGATATCTTTTTAGTTTAAGAGTATAATAAAAAACATATGGTGGATAAGTGTTGCCTTGATGGCAGTAAAAAACAAAAAGAATTGCTTAGTCTTAAAAAGGACTTTGATATACTAAACGATGTTAATCGACTTCGTATTTTGTGCTTGGTTAAAAAACATGACGAGATTTGCGTGTGTGATATTAATGAGTCTTTAGGTCTGTCTCAAAATTTGGTCTCATATCATTTGGGGAAGTTAAAGGACGCCGGTTTTGTCGAGTCAAATAAACAAGGTTCAAGGGTGCTGTATCGTCAAGGAGTTAAAAAGGCAAAAGAATTTGAGAAAATTATAATCAATTTATTAAATAATTAATATGAAAATACAAGTTTTAGGTTCTGGTTGTCCTGCTTGCAAACAGTTGTTTGAAATTACTAAAAAGATGGCAAAAGAATTAAACATTGATACGGAGGTCGAATATATAACTGACGTAAGTAGGATGATTGAGATGGGAGTAATGACTAGTCCGGTCCTTGCTATTGACGGCAAACCAGTGTTGATCGGAGGCAATAAAAGAGAGGAGGAAATTAAAGAGGCTATCAGTGGGACAATAAATAATATTGGAAATAAAAACGGATGTGAGAATTGTTCCTGTGGAGGGGATTGTTAGTCTTAAAATTAAGTTATCTAACTATGGACATTTTTTACCCTTTAGAATTATTTTCTAAATGGATT contains:
- a CDS encoding metalloregulator ArsR/SmtB family transcription factor — translated: MVDKCCLDGSKKQKELLSLKKDFDILNDVNRLRILCLVKKHDEICVCDINESLGLSQNLVSYHLGKLKDAGFVESNKQGSRVLYRQGVKKAKEFEKIIINLLNN
- the glgP gene encoding alpha-glucan family phosphorylase; its protein translation is MKKETKKVAYFSMEFAFDDSLKNYAGGLGVLAADMMLSAADLEYNMVGISLIYHLDDNPQKAFSPNKMMKKLKETVRIEIEDREVEIVIWQMDIKGRSGHIVPVYFLSTYSENNESWDRDITKNLYPSDGYIRLCQELILGVGGTRVLKKLGIDVSCFHLNEGHAAMSALENLKEHNHDLETVKKMTTFTTHTPISAGHDYFDYDLVYRTIGKHLPINIKELSLDDRLGMTELALNCSKKVNSVSLVHEEVCEEMFPEYDFENVTNGIYHPRWIGKHMAYLFDNNIKGWRHDPERLKSVISNISDLKLLAARKKEKIDLIKWLNSNKMFSVLKDVEDDDLLSSKVLTIGFARRMVPYKRADLIFRNIERLRNIGYKKIQLVFSGNKYDGDHYSNDLVNRITEYAYQLRGQIKIVFIPTYNLEIAKKLVAGCDIWLNTPIPRYEASGTSGMKAALNGVLNLSVTDGWWSEAYRTDVKSGWGFGEFLEAPNRDDSDFEQLMRNIEDAIDCFYNRKEEWVVKVKHSIALVSFFNTHRANREYMSKIWKG
- a CDS encoding GIY-YIG nuclease family protein encodes the protein MYIVYILKSENFNRYYIGHTADLNERLKKHNNGRVKSTKAYKPWLVIYTEEYDTKQDAYRREMKIKSYNSGEGFKVLLSNVNNK
- a CDS encoding MTH895/ArsE family thioredoxin-like protein, encoding MKIQVLGSGCPACKQLFEITKKMAKELNIDTEVEYITDVSRMIEMGVMTSPVLAIDGKPVLIGGNKREEEIKEAISGTINNIGNKNGCENCSCGGDC